Proteins encoded within one genomic window of Psilocybe cubensis strain MGC-MH-2018 chromosome 2, whole genome shotgun sequence:
- a CDS encoding Meiotic recombination protein SPO11: MRTSYGTESPDIDIFMDSSSDGFELDFELEPENSFQFPSSNPVDVDLEVLNYPSDYVEELLVVDDDDDADYTELKIQGEEHEEDLSDDCSDIESSPVIARIEDMVLSFLNQLAFPGKRKDDDELSDRSDPTEKTLSRSDYKITIPLVDRTKSQVDGIPVMKRIQFPKRNKQGSSQALAQLFRVLDLAHEATLKGVPVTKRDIYYQDVSLFKKQKTVDTLVDDLAATFELARSDLNIRSSSKGLVCGSGLRITLITGEVIVCHDSEGSLIPHGEDIETFGLDEDVTWILVVEKEAIFQTLCRLQLPSHESMPGKGIIITGKGYPDVATRHLVKSLADALSKRIPILALMDADPFGLDILSVYKFGSRTMQHENGKLAAKRTRWLGIWASELQSLNIDKEHLLPITRHDEKKGI, from the exons ATGAGAACCAGCTATGGCACAGAATCGCCTGATATTGATATCTTCATGGACAGCTCGTCCGACGGATTCGAGCTCGACTTCGAGCTTGAGCCCGAGAATAGCTTCCAGTTTCCAAGCTCGAATCCAGTGGACGTTGATTTAGAAGTTTTGAACTATCCCTCAGATTACGTGGAAGAACTTTTAGTGgtagatgacgacgatgacgctGATTACACAGAGCTGAAAATCCAAGGAGAAGAACATGAAGAAGATCTCTCTGATGACTGCTCAGATAT TGAATCATCACCGGTCATAGCCCGCATAGAAGATATGGtgctttctttcttgaacCAGCTCGCTTTTCCTGGGAAACGAAaggacgacgatgagctcTCCGATAGATCTGACCCAACAGAAAAGACGCTTTCTAGGTCAGATTACAAGATCACCATTCCGCTTGTGGATCGCACAAAAAGCCAAGTTGATGG CATTCCTGTCATGAAGCGAATTCAATTCCCCAAGAGAAATAAGCAGGGCAGCTCCCAAGCACTGG CGCAGTTGTTCAGGGTCTTAGATCTTGCCCATGAAGCTACATTGAAGGGTGTGCCAGTGACCAAACG GGACATATATTATCAGGATGTTTCTTTGttcaaaaagcaaaagacaGTTGATACG CTCGTGGATGATTTAGCAGCGACTTTCGAATTGGCAAGATCAGATTTAAATATT CGCTCTTCTTCCAAAGGACTTGTTTGCGGCTCAGGTTTGAGAATAACTTTGATAACTGGAGAAGTCATCGTTTGTCATGATTCTGAA GGGTCTTTGATTCCTCATGGAGAAGATATTGAGACATTTGGACTTGATGAAGACGTTACTTGGATTCTGGTGGTCGAAAAAGAG GCTATTTTCCAGACCCTTTGTCGTCTTCAATTACCCAGTCATGAATCAATGCCTGGAAAAGGGATCATTATAACG GGAAAAGGCTACCCTGATGTCGCGACAAGACATCTCGTAAAATCTCTGGCAGATGCTCTTTCAAAAAG AATCCCCATCCTGGCATTGATGGACGCAGATCCTTTTGGTTTGGACATTTTGTCGGTTTATAAGTTTGGGAGTCGAACCATGCAGCACGAAAATGGGAAGCTAGCCGCGAAACGCACAAGATGGTTGGGCATATGGGCAAGTGAATTGCAGAG CCTTAATATCGACAAAGAGCACCTTCTCCCCATCACAAGACACGATGAAAAAAAG GGAATATGA
- a CDS encoding Rho guanine nucleotide exchange factor scd1, whose translation MASGAGRKKSIVSTTGLQIDTNANTLLNKSASQSTSLYQQCSALRTRLLRIRGFAQYFNNTSSDSRQSTDPVTQLWDLFSTGTPLCYIFDQLPEEAGFKKLNNSTFDQEKFEANPDRAKKHAIALFAMQIRADKVMQEIPGCELFTVTDLWDRNSTDGLVKVINTVTAIVDHLPPDAFEESPPSPHSLQENGSTESLNDTLVSSVINTPKGSAQTNIIREMVETERKYVQDLEIMQKYSNALSQANLMDQDTIHLLFPNLNKLLNFQRKFLIRLESTAEMPWQEQRWGQHFLESENEFIVYEPYCANYTNATELMLANEQNLVPLNHLINVKGELPGLLIKPIQRICKYPLLLDSLIKACSPSTYDHYDELKRGSEAAKRITDKINEAQRRAENEQTVKSLQSRIDDWKGHHLENFGELLLDDVFVVTKSDIDREYHVFLFERIILCCKEASPNQPTKGGKGINKNGSILKKPVPLALPGGNGTPQKNTPLLLKGRIFLGNVTQAIPVPARASPTIGVATQYPLAVWWKGDDDLEYFTLRCRHEDQMRQWEATINRLIKEAAQRRASERAGSGMSRIVTANSTNPAHARMVNSHYSSTSTAPVSVYSQSQPQSSQPSIRSRPSYTSYDYDDQTAFSSNTNSTYGGGPKGYPPHDGFDFEPDEDELEDYPPASIASSGRGTPVGSRRTPNAFSMPPERESTAGYDRTVRAQTEGTDGPNMAQWRANGLPPLPSASVVSPNGHIRPITPRVPSSSNMSANSYASDASFGTGVPRSSTGRPPLRSQFSSSRLKSGYESPNSVNGMPTRGRAVTPTLNVNNVNNVAPAPAAPPMTRSRSASQPSAYNPPPKSMPPPPLPAGAAKPMSHWSQSQEHQRPLNGLPTNVNVPKGKRGSGSSHSTGESSDYSPNSSSPITPFGSSESSLTGDGGMPRSHGFDHQSQAYDQSPPVKVKVHFHEDIFVIQVPRVTEYEELVEKVGRKIRLCGPRREDGPLRVKYRDEDGDMVSLGSTEDVQMAFEQYRPGGQVVTLFVT comes from the exons ATGGCCTCCGGCGCAGGCCGCAAAAAGTCCATCGTATCCACCACAGGGCTCCAAATCGACACCAACGCCAACACCCTCCTCAACAAATCTGCCTCACAGTCCACCTCCCTCTACCAGCAATGCTCCGCCCTCAGAACTAGACTCCTCAGAATTCGCGGCTTCGCCCAATACTTCAACAACACCTCCTCAGACTCACGGCAGTCCACAGACCCAGTAACCCAGCTCTGGGACCTCTTCTCCACTGGCACTCCGCTATGCTATATCTTCGATCAGCTTCCTGAGGAGGCTGGcttcaagaagctcaacaaCTCCACCTTTGACCAGGAAAAGTTTGAAGCAAACCCTGATAGGGCCAAGAAACATGCTATTGCCCTCTTCGCCATGCAGATTCGAGCAGACAAGGTCATGCAGGAGATTCCGGGGTGCGAGTTGTTCACCGTTACGGACCTTTGGGACCGGAACTCGACAGACGGTTTGGTCAAG GTAATCAACACCGTCACCGCTATTGTAGACCACCTTCCCCCGGATGCCTTTGAGGAATCCCCGCCGTCCCCACACTCCCTGCAGGAGAATGGTTCCACAGAGTCTCTCAACGACACACTGGTGTCGTCAGTCATCAACACCCCCAAGGGCTCCGCGCAGACAAACATCATTCGAGAGATGGTAGAAACGGAGCGTAAATACGTGCAGGACCTAGAGATTATGCAG AAATACTCCAACGCTCTTTCGCAAGCCAATCTCATGGACCAGGATACTATCCACCTCCTGTTCCCAAATCTGAACAAGCTTCTAAATTTCCAGCGCAAGTTCCTCATCCGGCTGGAGAGCACAGCGGAGATGCCATGGCAAGAACAACGATGGGGTCAGCATTTCCTAGAAAGC GAAAACGAATTCATTGTTTATGAGCCGTACTGTGCCAACTACACGAATGCTACAGAGCTTATGCTCGCTAATGAGCAAAACCTAGTG CCTCTGAACCATTTGATCAATGTCAAAGGCGAGCTGCCCGGTTTGCTTATCAAACCGATCCAGCGCATTTGCAAGTATCCCCTCCTCCTTGAC TCTCTTATCAAAGCCTGTTCGCCGTCGACTTACGATCATTATGACGAGTTGAAGCGTGGCTCAGAAGCGGCTAAGCGCATAACGGACAAGATCAATGAGGCACAAAGGCGCGCCGAAAACGAGCAAACTGTCAAAAGTCTGCAATCTAGAATCGACGACTGGAAGGGCCATCACCTAGAAAACTTTGGCGAACTTCTCCTCGACGATGTGTTTGTGGTGACCAAATCCGACATTGATCGGGAATATCACGTATTCTTGTTCGAACGCATAATTCTCTGCTGCAAGGAGGCAAGCCCCAATCAGCCAACCAAAGGCGGAAAGGGTATCAACAAAAACGGTTCAATTCTCAAGAAGCCTGTACCACTCGCGCTACCAGGCGGCAATGGGACACCGCAGAAAAATACACCTCTTCTGTTGAAAGGGCGTATCTTCCTCGGTAACGTTACTCAAGCTATCCCTGTTCCAGCACGAGCGTCTCCGA CAATCGGTGTTGCCACTCAATATCCACTTGCCGTGTGGTGGAAGGGCGATGATGATCTAGAATATTTCACTTTGCGATGCCGCCATGAAGATCAAATGCGGCAATGGGAAGCGACGATTAATCGTCTCATCAAGGAGGCCGCGCAGAGACGCGCGTCCGAACGTGCTGGCTCAGGTATGTCGCGTATCGTCACCGCCAACAGCACGAATCCTGCCCATGCGAGAATGGTCAACTCCCACTATTCATCGACTTCAACCGCACCCGTATCCGTCTATTCACAGTCACAACCACAATCTTCCCAACCTTCTATTCGATCTCGCCCCAGTTACACTAGCTATGACTATGACGACCAGACTGCCTTTTCAAGCAACACTAATTCGACATATGGCGGTGGGCCGAAAGGGTACCCGCCACATGATGGTTTCGATTTCGAgccagatgaagatgaactCGAGGATTATCCTCCCGCTTCGATAGCTTCATCTGGACGTGGAACACCGGTTGGTTCGCGCAGGACACCAAATGCGTTTAGCATGCCTCCAGAGCGCGAGTCAACTGCGGGATACGACAGAACGGTGCGAGCACAGACTGAAGGCACAGACGGCCCGAATATGGCTCAATGGAGAGCAAATGGTCtgcctcccctcccctcaGCCTCGGTTGTTTCTCCGAATGGGCATATACGCCCAATCACACCTCGTGTACCCTCAAGTTCTAATATGAGCGCCAACAGCTACGCCTCCGATGCTAGCTTTGGAACGGGTGTTCCCCGATCATCCACTGGACGGCCGCCGCTGCGAAGTCAGTTTAGCTCGTCGCGTCTGAAGAGCGGGTATGAGAGTCCGAATAGCGTGAATGGAATGCCTACTAGGGGACGGGCGGTGACGCCAACGCTGAATGTGAACAACGTGAACAACGTTGCTCCTGCTCCCGCTGCGCCACCGATGACCCGGTCGCGGAGTGCGAGCCAACCAAGCGCGTACAACCCGCCACCGAAATCgatgccgccgccgccactcCCCGCTGGCGCTGCGAAGCCAATGTCGCATTGGAGCCAGAGTCAGGAACACCAGCGGCCGCTGAACGGGTTGCCGACAAATGTAAATGTACCCAAGGGCAAGCGCGGGAGCGGGTCGAGCCATTCTACGGGCGAAAGCTCCGATTATTCGCCGAACAGCTCGTCCCCGATCACACCGTTTGGATCGAGCGAGTCGTCGTTGACGGGCGATGGGGGCATGCCACGGTCGCACGGGTTTGATCACCAGTCGCAGGCCTATGATCAGTCGCCGCCTGTGAAGGTTAAGGTGCATTTCCATGAAGATATATTCGTGATTCAGGTGCCGAGGGTGACAGAGTATGAAGAGCTGGTAGAAAAAGTCGGGCGCAAGATCCGCTTGTGCGGGCCCCGTCGTGAAGATGGTCCATTGCGGGTGAAGTACAGGGATGAAGATGGGGACATGGTTTCTCTGGGCTCGACGGAAGATGTCCAAATGGCGTTCGAACAGTATCGACCAGGAGGACAGGTCGTTACGCTCTTTGTCACATGA